One Cucurbita pepo subsp. pepo cultivar mu-cu-16 chromosome LG11, ASM280686v2, whole genome shotgun sequence DNA window includes the following coding sequences:
- the LOC111806068 gene encoding protein GLUTAMINE DUMPER 5-like codes for MRGISPSSPVSSPVSQRVPWHSPVPYLFGGLAAMLGLIAFALLILACSYWKLAVQSEERDLESGNRDNNNAEKEEEKIKEEEAKVYEEKILVIMAGDRNPSFLATPVTPKLSSFSGHSNASSGKLHSLQNGNCEKVKEMGCREEHEEAE; via the coding sequence ATGAGAGGCATTTCACCCTCCTCGCCGGTGAGTTCGCCGGTCTCGCAGCGGGTACCATGGCACTCGCCGGTGCCGTACCTGTTCGGAGGGCTGGCGGCGATGCTGGGTCTAATAGCGTTTGCGCTGCTGATTCTGGCGTGCTCGTACTGGAAACTGGCGGTGCAATCGGAGGAAAGAGATTTAGAGAGCGGAAATAGAGACAATAATAATgcggagaaggaggaggagaaaatTAAGGAGGAAGAAGCGAAGGTTTACGAAGAGAAGATATTGGTGATTATGGCCGGAGACCGGAATCCGAGTTTCTTGGCGACGCCGGTAACGCCGAAACTTTCCTCATTTTCCGGCCACTCTAATGCTTCCTCCGGTAAGCTTCATAGCCTTCAAAATGGAAATTGTGAGAAAGTTAAGGAAATGGGTTGCcgtgaagaacatgaagaagcTGAGTGA
- the LOC111806064 gene encoding L-ascorbate oxidase homolog, with translation MAISSMRSSLPPLLCLCISFFAIVGADDPYRFFNWNVTYGTIYPLGLPQQGILINGQFPGPDIHSVTNDNIIINVYNSLDEPFLLSWNGIQQRRNSYEDGVYGTTCPIPPGKNFTYILQMKDQIGSFYYFPSLGFHKAAGGFGGIRILSRPRIPVPFPDPAGDYTVLIGDWYQANHTTLRAQLDNGSMLPLPDGILINGRGPNRTAPFNVEQGKTYRLRISNVGLQSSLNFRIQGHRLKVVEVEGTHSLQTEFSSLDIHVGQSYSVLVTADQPAQDFYIVVSSRFTTPILTTTAILRYANSAGSVQGPPPGGPTIQIDWSLNQARAIRTNLTASGPRPNPQGSYHYGLINTTKTIVLSNSAGLVNGKQRYAVNSVSFIPADTPLKVADFFKIGGVFRVGSISDWPNGAGIYEDTSVMGADYRAFVEIVFQNNEDLIQSWHLDGYSFFVVGMDGGQWTSNSRNQYNLRDAIARCTTQVYPKSWTAIYVALDNVGMWNLRSEFWARQYLGQQFYLRVYTPSTSLRDEYPIPKNALLCGRATGRRTRPL, from the exons ATGGCGATTAGTTCAATGAGATCCTCTCTTCCACCTCTCCTCTGTCTCTGTATCTCCTTCTTCGCCATTGTTGGAGCCGACGATCCTTACAGGTTCTTCAACTGGAATGTCACTTACGGCACCATTTACCCCCTCGGCCTCCCCCAGCAG GGCATTCTGATTAATGGCCAATTTCCTGGCCCTGATATTCACTCTGTTACCAACGATAATATCATTATCAATGTCTACAATAGCTTGGACGAGCCATTTCTCCTCTCCTG GAATGGGATTCAACAGAGGAGAAACTCATACGAGGACGGAGTGTACGGAACAACATGCCCTATTCCTCCAGGGAAAAACTTCACCTACATTCTCCAAATGAAAGATCAGATCGGAAGCTTCTATTACTTCCCTTCCCTCGGCTTCCACAAGGCCGCCGGTGGTTTCGGTGGGATCAGAATTCTCAGTCGCCCCCGGATTCCCGTTCCCTTCCCGGATCCCGCGGGCGATTACACTGTCCTCATCGGCGACTGGTACCAAGCTAATCATACG ACGTTGAGGGCCCAACTAGACAATGGCTCAATGCTTCCACTCCCCGACGGAATCCTCATCAATGGTCGTGGACCCAACAGAACTGCCCCTTTCAACGTGGAACAAG GAAAAACTTACCGGTTGAGGATCTCAAATGTGGGGCTCCAAAGCTCTCTCAACTTCCGAATTCAAGGCCACAGGTTGAAGGTGGTCGAAGTTGAAGGAACCCACTCCCTCCAAACGGAATTCTCTTCCCTTGACATTCACGTCGGCCAATCTTATTCCGTTCTTGTCACCGCCGATCAGCCCGCTCAGGACTTTTACATTGTCGTTTCTTCTCGCTTCACCACTCCCATCCTCACCACCACCGCTATTCTCCGTTATGCCAACTCCGCCGGCTCCGTCCAAGGCCCACCTCCCGGTGGCCCAACTATCCAAATTGATTGGTCCCTTAACCAAGCTAGAGCCATCAG AACCAACCTTACAGCCAGTGGGCCTCGGCCGAACCCACAAGGCTCTTATCACTATGGTCTCATCAACACGACCAAAACCATTGTACTGTCGAACTCAGCCGGGCTTGTCAACGGGAAGCAAAGATACGCCGTCAACAGCGTGTCATTTATCCCTGCAGATACTCCCCTGAAGGTCGCCGACTTCTTCAAAATAGGAGGAGTTTTCCGGGTCGGAAGTATTTCTGACTGGCCAAACGGTGCAGGAATCTACGAAGACACCTCTGTAATGGGCGCTGATTACAGAGCTTTCGTTGAAATCGTCTTCCAGAACAACGAAGACCTCATCCAGAGCTGGCACCTCGATGGCTACTCCTTCTTCGTTGTTGG TATGGATGGAGGGCAATGGACATCCAATAGCAGAAACCAATACAATCTACGAGACGCAATTGCACGTTGTACCACTCAG GTGTATCCGAAGTCATGGACTGCAATATATGTAGCGCTGGACAACGTGGGAATGTGGAATTTAAGGTCGGAATTCTGGGCAAGGCAGTACCTGGGTCAACAGTTTTACTTGAGAGTTTACACGCCATCGACTTCATTGAGAGACGAGTACCCAATTCCAAAGAATGCTCTGCTCTGTGGAAGAGCCACTGGGAGACGAACCAGGCCACTCTAG
- the LOC111806069 gene encoding transcription initiation factor TFIID subunit 10 produces the protein MNHSQQATGSRHDDDAALSEFLASLMEYTPTIPDELVEHYLGKSGFQCPDVRLIRLVAVATQKFVADVASDALQHCKARQAAVVKDKRDKQQKDKRLILTMDDLSKALREYGVNVKHQEYFADSPSTGVDSTSREE, from the exons atgaACCATAGCCAACAAGCGACAGGGAGCAGGCACGACGATGACGCAGCGCTCTCCGAGTTTCTAGCATCTCTAATGGAGTATACTCCCACT ATTCCCGACGAGTTGGTGGAACATTACTTAGGGAAGAGTGGATTTCAGTGTCCCGACGTTCGATT GATCAGGCTTGTCGCTGTTGCTACGCAGAAGTTCGTTGCAGATGTTGCAAGTGATGCTCTCCA GCATTGTAAGGCGAGACAGGCAGCAGTAGTGAAAGACAAAAGGGATAAACAACAAAAG GATAAGCGCTTAATATTGACCATGGATGATCTCTCGAAGGCTCTTCGTGAG TATGGCGTGAACGTGAAACATCAAGAATATTTTGCTGATAGCCCTTCAACCGGAGTGGATTCTACTTCCAGAGAGGAATGA
- the LOC111806065 gene encoding zinc finger protein CONSTANS-LIKE 4-like — MASKLCDSCKSATATLFCRADSAFLCLGCDSEVHAANKLASRHARVWLCEVCEQAPAHVTCKADAAALCLACDHDIHSANPLARRHERVPVTPFYDTSNSENSLAVKPGAAINFLDDRYFSDVDADAADVSREEAEAASWLLPNPNPKAIESPDLNSGKFEFPEMDPYLDLDYGHVDPKLEAQEQNSSGADGVVPDQTKGVHLSSVNDRCFNIDFPGAKSFPYGFNPQSISHSVSSSSVEVGVVPDGNAMTDVSNPYTKPSTESSIQPLQISPADREARVLRYREKRKNRKFEKTIRYASRKAYAETRPRIKGRFAKRTDIELEVDRVSGYGVVPSF; from the exons ATGGCTTCGAAGCTTTGTGATTCGTGTAAGTCCGCCACCGCCACTCTCTTCTGCCGAGCCGACTCTGCCTTCCTTTGCCTTGGCTGTGATTCCGAAGTTCACGCAGCCAACAAACTCGCCTCTCGCCATGCTCGCGTTTGGCTTTGTGAAGTCTGTGAGCAAGCTCCTGCTCATGTTACCTGCAAGGCGGATGCCGCTGCTCTCTGCCTCGCTTGTGACCACGATATTCATTCTGCTAATCCCCTCGCACGCCGTCACGAGCGAGTTCCTGTCACGCCGTTCTACGATACCTCCAACTCTGAGAACTCCCTCGCCGTCAAGCCTGGCGCTGCAATCAACTTCCTCGATGACCGCTACTTCTCCGATGTCGACGCCGATGCCGCTGATGTCAGTAGAGAAGAGGCCGAGGCTGCTTCCTGGCTTCTTCCGAACCCTAACCCTAAGGCAATCGAAAGTCCAGATTTAAACTCGGGGAAGTTTGAGTTTCCAGAAATGGATCCTTACCTAGATCTGGATTACGGCCATGTGGATCCGAAATTGGAAGCGCAAGAGCAAAATAGCTCTGGTGCCGATGGAGTTGTTCCTGATCAGACCAAAGGCGTCCATCTCTCATCAGTTAACGATCGCTGCTTCAACATAGACTTCCCCGGCGCCAAATCGTTCCCGTACGGTTTCAATCCACAGTCAATCAGTCACAGC GTATCATCTTCGTCAGTCGAGGTTGGAGTCGTGCCAGACGGTAACGCAATGACGGATGTATCAAATCCGTACACAAAACCGTCAACGGAATCGTCGATTCAACCGCTGCAAATCTCGCCGGCGGATCGGGAAGCGAGAGTGTTGAGGTAcagagagaagaggaagaacagaaaGTTCGAGAAGACGATTCGATACGCATCTCGTAAGGCGTACGCCGAGACGCGACCTCGAATCAAAGGACGGTTCGCCAAAAGGACGGACATCGAACTCGAGGTTGACCGAGTGAGTGGATACGGCGTCGTTCCGTCATTctaa
- the LOC111806067 gene encoding uncharacterized protein At1g32220, chloroplastic, producing MRSIVSRLIHSRSSVPKLYTVTAFQSGRPFSTDSNKVDEPFKVEEAETVNVPPPPTEKLLVLGGNGFVGSHICQEALNRGLTVASLSRSGRSSIRDSWANNVIWHQGNLLSPDSLNEAFDGVTAVVSCIGGFGSNSQMYKINGTANINAIRVAADKGVKRYVYISAADFGLVNYLLQGYYEGKRAAETELLTKFPYGGVILRPGFIYGTRNVGSMKLPLGVIGSPLEMVLQHAKPLHQLPLVGPLLTPPVSVTSVARVSVRAATDPVFPPGIIDVYGIQRYSQQKSK from the exons ATGAGGTCGATCGTTTCGCGGCTGATCCATTCGAGATCATCGGTTCCCAAGTTATA CACAGTGACTGCTTTTCAGAGCGGGAGACCATTTTCAACAGACTCTAACAAGGTCGACGAACCGTTCAAGGTTGAGGAAGCTGAAACAGTTAATGTTCCCCCACCTCCAACTGAGAAG TTGCTGGTGCTGGGTGGAAATGGATTTGTGGGTTCTCATATTTGTCAAGAAGCCTTAAATCGTGGTCTTACAGTTGCTAGCCTTAGTAG GTCTGGTAGATCATCAATACGTGATTCTTGGGCTAACAATGTAATTTGGCATCAAG GAAACCTTCTTTCACCTGATTCACTGAATGAAGCTTTTGACGGTGTTACCGCTGTT GTCTCTTGCATTGGTGGTTTTGGCTCCAATTCTCAGATGTACAAGATCAATGGGACGGCAAATATCAATGCAATCAGAGTTGCTGCAGATAAAG GTGTAAAGAGATATGTCTATATCTCTGCTGCTGATTTTGGCTTGGTTAATTACTTGCTACAGGGATATTATGAGGGAAAG CGAGCGGCTGAGACAGAACTCCTCACTAAATTTCCTTATGGAG GAGTGATTTTGAGGCCGGGATTTATTTACGGGACCCGTAACGTCGGGAGCATGAAGTTACCTCTGGGAGTAATTGGCTCTCCTTTGGAAATG GTTCTTCAACACGCCAAACCACTACACCAGCTACCACTCGTTGGTCCTCTATTAACTCCTCCAGTAAGCGTGACTTCGGTGGCAAGGGTTTCTGTTCGGGCAGCAACGGACCCCGTCTTTCCTCCTGGCATCATCGACGTCTATGGCATACAACGGTACAGTCAACAGAAGTCGAAGTAG